TATTGGAGTGAAATACAACCATGAATAAATCATTACGCATCGGTACCCTTGTAGGCGGGCAGGACGCCGTCCGCGTTATCCCGCAGATCATGCAACACGGCTTCGAATCATTTAACCTGACCTTCTGGCAAACGACTGGTGATCTGGACCTGGCAGAGACAGCCAAACGTGTCCGTGAAATCGTGGACGAACAAGGTATTGTCATCTCCGCGGTGAGTGTATTTGGTAACCCGCTCACAGGAGCCGGAGACAACGCCGATACACTGGCAAGCTGGGAGCGGGTGATCGATCACGCACAGCTCTTCGGTGCAGATATCGTCTCCGGGTTCACCGGACGTCTGACCGATCAACCCATTAACGAGTCCATCCCCCGGTTCAAGGAAGTATTTGGTGAACTGGCACGCCGGGCAGCAGACAGGGGTGTACGCATTGCTTTTGAAAACTGTGATATGGGTGGAACCTGGCAGACAGGCGACTGGAACATTGCCCATAATCCGACGGCCTGGGAGATGATGTTTGATGCTGTTCCGGATGAAAATGTAGGCCTGGAGTGGGAGCCTTGCCATCAAATGTCCAGCCTGATTGATCCTATTCCACAGCTACGCAAATGGGCTCATAAAGTCTTCCACGTACATGGCAAAGATGCCACTATTGCCTGGGATATTGTCAAGGAATATGGCGTGCATGGCCCACGTGAATTTGTTTGGCACCGCACACCCGGCTTCGGGGATAACAACTGGGCAGACATTATCACCATTCTGCGTCAGAACGGTTATCAGGGTACGATTGATATTGAAGGCTGGCATGATCCCGTCTACAAAGACGAACTCGAAATGACCGGACAGGTGCACGCATTGCGATATTTGAAACAATGCCGCGGCGGCGATTTTGTGCCAAATCCGGTATAGGAAACCATGCGAGCTGTATAACACAATCCATGCGAAGGAGATGAGAACATGACTCATCCTTATCGGGTAATTATCGCTGGCTGCGGTGCCATGGCAAACACGTGGGCGGATTATGCCTTGCAAAGGCCGGATACAGAAATCGTGGGACTGGTCGATCTGTATGAACAGACAGCCCTTGCTTTTGCTACAAGACATGGCCTCACCTGCCCTACGTTCACCGATATCCGTGAAGCCATTCAAACGACTGGTGCAAATATCGTATTTGATGTCACGATTCCGGCGAGTCATTACGGCATTGCCATGACAGCCTTGAAGGAAGGATGCCATGTATTTGGCGAAAAACCACTGGCAGAGTCCTTCTCCGACTGCACAGATATTGTGCAAACCGCTCGCAGTACAGGACACATTCAAGCCGTCATGCAGAATCGCCGTTTCGATCCGCGGATTCGCGCCTACCAGCACCTCATTTCCGGCGGAGCTATAGGACAGGTTGGTTATGCCGGGGCTGACTTCTTCCTCGGGCCACACTTCGGCGGATTCCGGGACCTGATGGATAGTCCGCTACTGCTCGATATGGCAATACATACGTTTGATCAGGCACGGTATATTCTCGGAGCCAACCCGATATCGGTATACTGCCATGAGTTCAATCCTCCAGGTTCCTGGTATCAGGGCAATGCGATGGCGTTATGTATATTTGAGATGTCTGACGGTTCCGTATTCAACTATCGCGGATCCTGGTGCGCAGAAGGTGTACCCACATCATGGGAAGCAAGCTGGCGCGTAATCGGTGAAAAAGGAACCGCCATCTGGGATGGTCATGATGACATCTATGCTGAAGTAGTTACTGCGCAAAGCCTGGATGCTGACGGCAAACCCTCCTTTTTCCAGCCAAGTGAGCGGATTGAAGCGGAACTGCCTGTCATGGACAAAACAGGACATCACGGCTGTCTCGAAGACATGTTCGCTGCACTGGAATCCGGCCGACTGCCTGAGACCGATTGCAGCGATAACCAGTTCAGCATGGCCATGGTCCTCGCTTCCTTGGAAAGCGCACGCACAGGCCAGAAAGTGTTCATCGCCGATCTACTGAAAAACACATAGCAAAGCGCCTGTGTACTTCAATTAAACAAAGCCCAAACTGCAAATTTCAGCAGTTTGGGCTTTCTTGTTTTTTTACCTACTCTCCTATTCTAAAAATGATGTCGTACAAAAACAATGGCGCTCGATAGTAAAAGTAGTGCAGGGAACGAAATCGATTCTGAAGAAGCAAAGCGTTCGCCTTTATCACCGGATTTCGACTTTACAAAAGTCGATCAGGAAATCCGGGGATAACAGCGATCAAAAGAACGATTCGTAACCGGAACGGACACTTTGCAGGCAGTTTTTTTGGACTTTCATCATTTTATAGAATTCCTTTTTTCATTGCCTTGTACACCAACTGCGAGAACAGGCTGTTGGACCAGGCAAACCATGGTCTGGTGAACGTGTTTGGATCATCGGCGTGGAAACCCTCATGCATATACCCAGTACCCGCATCTGTGTTCTCCAGTAATTCAATCATCGCCAGCATCTCCTCGTCATTGTCTGCGGTCAGACCCTGCATGGATAGCGCCATGTGCCAGATGTATCCTGGAGGGGTGTGGGGGCTACCTATACCTTTGGCTACCTTCCCTTCATAGTAGAACGGGTTTTCTTTGCTCAAAATAAATCGACGAGTGTTTTGATATACCCTGTCTTCAATCGAAGCATACTCCATATACGGTATAGACATCAGTCCAGGTGTGCCCGCATCATCCATTAGACAAAAGTTGCCGTAACCGTCCGTCTCATAGGCATATATCTGTCCATACTCCGGATGACGGTAAGTACCGTACAGGGAAATGCCATGTCGTATTTCTTCTTCCAAACGAGCCATTTGACTCACCAGCTGCTCATCCCGGAACACCCACTTCGCGATCTCCCCCATCTGGCGCAAGGTTACCGCAGCGAACATGTTCGCCGGAATATTATAATGAAAATCACAGGCATCATCACTCGGACGAAATCCGGACCAGATCATCCCCGTATAATTCACCGGCATACCCAATCCTTCATTACGCAGCGTATCATGGGCAGGACAATTGCGCCGCATGAACCGGTAAGATGAACGCTCTGTATGATGCTGTTCTGTCTCCCATAGGTTTACGATATTCTCCATCACTTTCTTGAAGCGCTCGTCAAATATATCCGTGAGTTCAGTTTCCCGCCAATATGTATAAGCCAGCTTCATGGAGAAACAAAGGGAATCCAGCTCAAACTTCCGTTCCCACACCCAAGGTGACATCTCCGTCTCATCATTGGCATCCCAATGCCATCCATTCGCTGTTTCATTGAACGCATTGGCATAGATATCCTGATCAGCGTAGAACGTATGCCGTTTGATCAGCCCTCCAATGATACGTTGCAACTTCTCGTCACCCTTGGCAAGCGGAACATAATGCATGACCTGCTCTACGGAATCCCTTAACCACATGGCGGGAATATCCCCTGTAATCACAAAGGTTGTCCCATCCTCCAGTAGCTTCGTGGTCGTTTCCAGTGTATTCGGAAAACAATTTCGAAACTGCGCCAGTAATCTCGGTCGATGTTGCAAACGCTCGTCCGCCTCAGTCAGAATATCCTGCACAGCTTGCGGCAATTCCAGATGCGGCATAGGGATTTTCGGTAATCTGAACTGTTCCATGGATGTTATCTCCTTTGAATTGGTTTATTTAAGTTCAGCTAATATTTTTTACACCAGCACTCCGATTGCAGAATAACCTTCCGATCGCTGTTATCCCCAGATTTTTTCGATCCCCTTTCTCAAGGGGAAATCCGGTGATAAAGGCGCACGCTTCGCTTCTTCAGGTTATTTCTGCCCTCTCCGTTATCGTGTAAATATTTAGTTGAACATATATAGATTGGAGCTAACACTCTAATTATATTGTTATTTTTGTTATGATAAATTATAATAACATTATTATTTGTAAGTGTACTGTGTCAGAAGATGATCGTCAATTCATAAAGGTCATCTCATTGAAAATTCAATTCACTATTTACATCTGCAAATTGCATTCATTTAATCGATTGGCTCATTGGATTTATGCAAACTGCTCACATACGAAGGAGTAATGATATGTCACGCAAAGTATCCATTCAGACGCTGGCTGACCAGCTCGGATTATCCAAATATGCCGTCTCCCGCGCACTCAGTGGCAAGACGGGTGTCAGTGAAGCGACACGCGCACGGGTACTGGAACTCGCTCGCGCTTTAGGATATCGCCAAAGCACTCCTGGTGCTAGCAATAGTCCTGCTACTGCAAACCATGCAGATCCGTCCGATCCACCGTTTGCTCTCATATGCATGAATCAGCTCAACCGCGGTGAACCTCACTATTGGCAGCGTGTTCTGTCAGGCATGATCTCCGCCTGTAATGAGCGTGGTTGGCATCATGCCATTGTATCTCCCTCACTCGGAGTGACGGACGAGAACACCTCTCCCGAAAAAGCTATTGCTCCTCATTTGGATTGGGAACGTTGTGCCGGGATTATTGTCATGGGGGCTTTCCCGCATACGGTTCTGCAACGACTCTCTCAGACGGGTCGGCCTATTATTCTGGTAGATCATCAGGAGCCCCTGCTGAATTGTGATACGATCAGCCATGATAATCTGGAAGCTGGCATCACCGTGGCTAGATATCTAATGTCTATGAATTGCCGACGGATCGGCCTCATCACAGATGATGGTCGTGCTGCCAGCTTTGCGCAGCGGAAGATCGGGATTGAGTTGGCTTTGAACCATTTCCATGTGGACACCAGTCATACGACCAGCTTCAGAGAATGGAATATTCCGTATGAGAACGGGGAATGGGTTAACCAGTTGGCTACCACCATTCAAAACATGCCAGATGACAAACGTCCCGATGCCTGGATTGGTGTTAATGATGATATTGCTTTGCAATGGATGCACAAATTACAGGAGATCGGTATCTCTACACCTAAAGATTGCCTTGTCATCGGTATCGACAATGTACATTCTGCCGTTACGTCTTCCCCGCCTCTGACCACGGTTAACCTGTGCAAAGAGGAACTTGGACAGCGTGCCGTTGAAGCTTTACAACGCCGAATTGAACGCCCCGGGACCCCGAAAGAGACGGTTATGTTATCGACTACGTTAATTCCAAGGGAATCGGCATAATTTGGCATGCCCCTCCTAGGGACCAATGATTTCATTTTGTGCATTTCAAAAAGGCCCCACATTATGACATTGTGGGGCCTTTCATCTGTTTCAATCATTTTTCATCTTGGCTGGGAGACTCCTTTTGTCTTACTATTTCTTCCAAGGCAGGCTCGTGTATGATGGAAGATCCACCTCCCAATTTACATCACGAAATTCTCGGTTAACTGCGGTTCGTTTCAAAGTGAATTTCGTTCCATTTTCTTTTTTAAAGCCATGGATAATCAACCTCAGATCACCTACGATGTATTCTTCGTTTTTATTAGGCTGATCCGGGGTTCCCATCACTTCAACGGGATAATCCTTTCCTTCACGATCTATAGCCACCCATTGATCTCCATTAAAAGCATTTTGGAAAGTCCCTATTCCTTCCAAGACAAGAGATGAGTTTCCTTCAATTCCTTCGGGCAGCTTAAGTGATTGCTGTACTAGTTGATAATTGAAATCAGAGAATAGAACTTCATCTCCAAATTGTTCAAATTGTAGTACGTAGGTGTAGAATTCAGCATCCTTACGCATCTTATCCAGGTCCACTTCCACGGATTTCTCTTCCCTAACTGGAATGGTATATCCATCCAGAACAAAGCGAATGTTCTTCGCATCTACCGTTACCAAAGCAGGGTCCCATGTCTCAGACAGCTTCAACTGACCACCGTTCTGATTCAGTTCGCTCAAATCACGAAGACGGAACTTGGCTTCACGTGTATTCGGTCTGTTCCCATTGAATATTCGATACTCATTTGTTTCAGGGATTTCGATATGATACATAATGTCCATATCATTTGCCCAATCCTCATCAACTTTGGCACGAAGCTCATAATCCAGACTCACATTCAGGTCAAGTCGGGTTCCGTTTGGCGTACGTACAAGCTGGGTCATATCGAGCTTTAGCCCTTCTGGCGTCGTATATGTGTTATCCATAGAATTTTCGACAGCCAATGATTTAGCTTTGGTCATATCGATTTTGAATTGGAAGCTCCAATCCACCGTAACTTCTCTATCTTCGTAGGATTTCTTCTCGTTATCATAATAGCTGCCCACATTCAAATTACGTAGTTCACCCCGCACGATCACCTGATCCGGAATTTCATCATGCAACTGGAATACCAATCGTTCAGATAGGGAGCCCTTTGTTCTTGTATCCCTTGCAAGAGTGGCAACCTGTCGCCCCTTTTCATCCGTAACATGAATTCTCCCCATCTCAGACAGTAACCGTGATCCCCCTAATCCATCAGGTGTTGTTTGTTGCATGGTCATTACAATCTGAGAACGGTCTACAAGCACATCTTCAATTTTAAGCGTGTAGCCCTGGTCATTGATATTGATATCCGGATTAACCACAAGTCCAAGAGGCTTGAGACGCTTGTAGTCCTCTGCAAAATAGGAATATTTTAATTCTTCTGGTACAGGTATGTCGGGTAGCCGCTGATCCACAGCATTTACCGCGGGTTGTGCTGGCTCTGCTGTTCGGTCAAAAGCAAACCAGGCCCCTCCGGCAAAGATCACAACAGCCGCTGCTGCCATTCCAGTCCGGCGCATCCAATGCGTTCTCATGGATTTTTTTCACGAATGGATGCTCGTCTTCTCCACTTTCCATGGACACGCCATCCAGCTTCTGCATGAGCTTAAGCGTAAAATCCGCATCCGGCTCCTCATGATACAGGTGCTCCTCCCACAACCGATCTTCATCCTTTGAAATAGGCTTCATACGTAGCTAAACCTCCTTTGCGTTCCATTTGCTTCCTCAGCGTTTTTTTCCCGCGATAAAGGGTGTTGCGCACTTTGGTTGAACTCATGCCTGTAATGTCTGCAATCTCTTCATAGCTCAACTCGTTTGTGTACTTTAGTAATAACACCAGGCGATACGATTCAGGTAATTGTTCGAGCTGGCGGTATATTTCACGCTGCATCTCTTTATGCAGCACACGTTTTTCCGGTGTTTCATTACTGACAAGTTCGATCCCCTGATCAACCGGAGACATGACAGGTTTCTTTTCCCGTATAAAATCCCGCATCCGATTCACCGCAATGGTGTACACCCACGACGAGAAACTGCTTCCCTCCCGCCGCGACGGGAGATAACGATAGATACGAATGAACGTATCCTGAGCAAGATCCTGTGCATCCGGATGACTCGCGCCCATTCCGCGCATGATGCCGTAGACTTTATTTTTATATCGATCCACAAGCACGGAGAACAACTGCTTATCCCCTGCAACAATGCACTGAATAAGCTCCTCCTCCGGTATCTGTTGAGTCATGTAATCCCCCTTCTCTACAGCTTCCATGCATGGTTCTGTACTATATAGACGGAAGCCGTTCCCGAAACCTCTCACTTTATCCAAAAAAAAGAATTCGCCCTTATCGGCAAAGCCGAATTGGGTGAACTCTGCGTACCAATATATTGTGAGTGCCTCTGCACATTCTTTACAGGTTTGGCGGTGAACTTTATGGCGACCCGAATCACACATTCCGTGGCAGTATATTCTTGCTATCTTGCTATCTTGCTATCTTTCTCTCCTGCCTTACTTGCCTCTTAATCTTCCCTGTTCTTCTCCACAACAAAATCAGCAAGCTGGGAATAGATCGCCACAATCTCATCCATCGACATGCGCACGAGTCCACTGGACGACGGAGCGACGAACTCCTGAATCTCCTTGACGACCGGGTCGTCCTGGAATCCCCATTGCACTTTGGCGCGCTTGCTGTACTGGGTGTATACACCTTTTCCGACAAAACAAGCGATGTCCGGTCGGTATTTCTCCAACTTTTGCCGTAAAATCTGTCGTCCTTCTGCGTACTCTTCCTTCGTAATATCCTCCATACCTCTGGTGGGACGGGCCACAATATTTGTGAATCCATATCCCAGCTTCAGCAACTCTCCATCCTCCTGTGCATCATATAAACGCGGGGTTAATCCCGACCGTTCAAGGATGCGCCAGAACCGGTTTCCTTTGTAAGCATAATGATGACCCGTCTCTCCAGACGTAATGCTCGGATTGAAACCAATAAACAATATCGATAAACCAACATCCAGATGATCTGGAATCATGATGGGAAGCCCCCTTATCTTTTTTAGCTAATTACATCTTTCGTGTGTGTATAAAATGATATAATAAGCAAAGTATTTTCGAAATCGGATTGAAATTTTCATGAAAAAGGAAGCTGAACTAATGATTGCAGACATCATGCTTGAAGTCGTCCTACCCGTCTTTCTCTTGATCGCCGTCGGGTCCTGGATGCAAAAGGTGTTCAAGCTGGACTTGTACACACTCGCCAAAATCAATTTCTATTGTATTACCCCCGCAGCCGTCTTTATGAGCATGTACCACTCGGATATGTCGGGCGAACTGCTTGGGACCGTGACACTCTTTTACGCGATATATGTATTGATTCTCTATATTGTAGGTTCTGTATTTGCGCGCTCGCTTCGGATGAATAAAGGCATGAAGGCTGCCTTCAACAACAGTATTATGCTGGATAACGCAGGCAACTATGGACTGCCCATTAATGCACTGGTATTCCGCGGCGATCCACTCGCCTCATCCATTCAAGCGCTGGTTATGTCTTTACAGGCATTACTGACATTCACCTATGGCGTGTTATCCATTCAGGGCGCGAAACTCAAAGGTAATTACCGTGCGGTGATTATTGGATTTCTTAAAATGCCCGTTCCGTATGCGCTCTTGCTGGGAATTCTGTTCCACATGTGGAAGGTTCCCTTGCCTACGTTCCTGTCCATGCCACTGACCTATGCACAGCAAAGTATGGTCGCTGTGGCACTGTTGACACTCGGAGCACAGATTGTAAAATATCCAATTCAACTGTACCGTCTTGATGTGTATATTAGCACATTTTTGCGTCTTCTGATTGGCCCGGCTATCGGGATTTCGATCGTGCTTATGCTTGGGTTGGAAGGTATCGCTGCACAGGCACTCATTATCGCTTCGGGTATGCCTACCGGTGTCAATGCATCCATTCTCGCAGAAGAATACGATAACGAACCAGATTTTGCAGCCCAGACGGTGCTAATCTCAACGTTGCTTAATATCATCACCATTACGGCACTGATCTCTTATGCCAAAACGTTCTGAAACGAAAAATAAGTCCATGACCCATGAGCAGGGTTGTGGACTTATTTTCGCGGTGCTGAAACTATGTTTCAAACGTCGTTCGTTCCGGGAACTTGCCGCCTTCCCTGAATAAACATCGTACCAGTCGCTGCGCAGCTCGGTTAAAGAAAAAACTCGGGCTTACCCCATCCACCTGGACAGGTTCCAGTTCCCTCACACTTTCCTTGATCTTATTCATCTCAATGAGCCCCATCTTTCGCTCATTCGGTCCGAAGCGATAAATAACCTTCTCATCGTCCTCCGTCTGTTTCACCAGCAGAATCACAGATGCCATACAGGTTACCCCCTATCGTTACGTTATGAGATTCCATTAATCGCTTGCCTACTATAATTATTACCCAGATTCTAGTGGAAGGATATAGGACTTAAGTTAGTTATACCTAAATTAAATATCCTGATATAAAGATTCTCTGGAATGAGTCGTTAGGCTCAAAAACACCGTAGTCACACTATTCTAATGAATAGTCACTGTCATGAAAGTGCGTACTGCCCAAGTCGTTCTTCTCCGTTTATACTAACGTTATCTTGAATTCCCAAAGGAGAGAAATATATGTCTACAGCTCAAATATATAGCCACGGTGTCCCGTGGGAAGAGGCATTCAGCGTTGCTCAGGGATACAGTGTTAACGGTACGATCTACATTGCAGGACAATTTTCGCATGATATGCAGGGGACGTTTATTGGTGTCGATGATATTGAAGCACAGGTTCGCCAGACACTGGATAACTTGGATCGCGTGCTCGCAGGATTTAACGTGACCAAGTCGAACATTGCTGAACTGGAGATACTTTTGGTTCACCCGCAGGAGCATCTTGAGCCATGTGTTGCCGTGTATAAAGACTACATTGGTGCGCATCGTCCGGCTGTTACGATGGTTGGGACATCGGGTCTGGCCTTCCCTCATCAACTGATTGAGATTCGCGCCGTTGCTCATACCGACTGATTCTGGTCATGTCAAAAGTTGCAGTGCCAATTAAAATGGCCTGATGAGGTTTCGCTTTAACGAAGTTCATATACAAAAAAAGAAGCAGGGCCGGATAAACTCCTAACCTGCTTCATCATTTATTATTCTTTTTCTTTAAAAATTTACAAACGCGGGTCTACTCGCTCCGACTCCAGCGATAGCGTTGCCAGCACACATTCATGAATTCGCTCCACTGGCTCTCTGCGTATAAAGCGCTCAATCCCCTCCAAGCCCAAGGCACTCTCCATTAAAGCGTGGCGTTCTTTTTTGGACGTTTTGCGTTTACGAAGTCGGGACAGATTCTCGGGTGCCAGGTAATCCATCCCATAGATGATGTGCAAATATGCACGTCCTCGTACTTTAATCGCAGGTTGAATCATTTTGTTGTTATTCCAGGCGCGGAACGTTTCGGGCTTGATCACAATACCCTCATGTCCTTCCGCCGTGATCTCATCCCACCAATGAATGACATCCGCTTCATCTGCCTCACTTGCGATTACGCGATATTCCGTCTCCATCATCATGGTCGATATCCGGGCGAACTCACGGTTTTGTTCCATATGCCATTCGTGTGTTTGCTCCCAAAATGCTCCAGTGCTATGTGCCAGTGTGTGGAACGGTGCAATTCGAATGTCCCCTATATCCTCCACATCCCAGCAGTATTTCTGGAATACATCGCGGAACGTCTCGGCATTAGCGAGTTTACCTGCTGTCTCCTGCAACCAGTCATCTACATTCCGACCTGCCGCTTCAACTTCGCGCAGTTTGCCCAGCACTGTAGAGCGATCCATGAGCGAGGCTTCGGCCACGTGTGCATATTGTGAAGCAATCAACTCACGCGCCTTCAGATTCCAAGGTACAATCTCCGCATCGAGCAGTACAAACTCCGTCTGATGACGATCGAAATAACCATCTGTGGTCAAGTCCGCATGTAATCTGGAAAGCACATCTTGCTCTGTCGAAGGGTCAAAAAAGGATCGGCCCGTCCGAGTCACAATGTTACCCACCATCGGTCGGCCCACTCGTTTCACCGCAGCTTGCTCATCGCGGAAAAGAAGCAAAATGGCCCGGCTGCCCATGTGTTTCTTCTCGGCAACCATACGGGTAACGCCCTGTGAGCGATAATATTGGAACGCATCCTTTGGATGCTCTAGGTATCCCTCTACGGAGCATACACCCGGCGGAGGACTCATCGTAGGCGGGATGTAAATCAGTTCTTCCAGAGGCACAGTATAATGGGAAAACGTATCAATCGCCGTCTTCGCCACCTCACCGTGCACAGATACATCAAGCTTGGATGCTGTCTGAACCGTGAAACCCTCCTTGAACTTACGTATGTTGGGCGGAGCAAAACGCCGCTGTTCCCAGCGCTTTAATGGACTATCCGGATCCCCCGCATAATCCTGCTTCGCCGGAACACTGACTGCCTCACGTTCTGGCATTCGCCATGCAGTGAGCATGCCACCAAAAACGACACCTTGATCAATGTTGACCGTATCATTCACAATCGTAGGATATGGACGGGGATCATGTCCCCAGACGATGCATTCACCCGAATTGTGATCCACGTACCAATCCTTGCGCACAGGCCGACCCTGCTCATCCATACCTTCCACATCGCCATATCGGCAGTAATCCTGAATGCGTTTGGAATGTTTTCCGATAAAATGATCTCGAATCCCTGCGTGTGCAACAACCACTTGTCTTACCCCGTTGCGGGAAAAGACCAGATGAGATGGTGCATCAAGCAGAAAGGTCCTTAGCTCTGCACGTACTCGCTTTGCTGTCTCCTGACCTTGCTCCTGCTCAAGCTGCAGTAGTTCTATCTCCACCCGTTCGTCACCGTGACTCAGCGTCACGTCTCGACCATCCAGATAACGTGCAATCTTCCAGCCGTGATTACTGTCAATCATGTAGGCAAGCTCGGCGGCACAATGTCGTTGCCAGAACAACAGACATTTTAACGATTCTGGCCCACGGCTCGTTACGTCACCAACGGAGACCAATTTGCGTCCTTCGGGGTGACGGTACAGACCAGTTCCATCCTCGTCCACATACCCTAGACGGACGATTAATTCCATCATTTCATCGTAACAACCATGAATATCTCCGATGATATCAATACCTGTACCCATATCAATCACCAGCGGATTGGATGTGCGGACAAATGTAATCTCATCCGGCTGCTTCAGCACATAACTGGCATCAAAGCCATCCTCACGGATTGAGCGCAATGTGCGCTTGAACTGTTGCACCTGTTGTTTCACCCGTTGACGCCCACGCGGATAATCCCTTCGGGCATCACGTTCCAGCAGTTCTTTTTCAGGGATATCCAGCACCACAGCAATCACGGGAACATGAGCTTTCCTTGCCACCTGAATCAGGCGCTCGCGATCCTCGGGATACAGATGTGTAGCATCGACCCAGGTCAACTTGTTCAGACGGCAGCGGGTTGCTAGCATCGCCTCCATCGCTTCAAATGCTTTGGCCGATACTTGCTGATACTCCGCATAGATCACATCCGCTTCGCTGCGGGGACGGTGTTT
The nucleotide sequence above comes from Paenibacillus sp. W2I17. Encoded proteins:
- a CDS encoding sugar phosphate isomerase/epimerase produces the protein MNKSLRIGTLVGGQDAVRVIPQIMQHGFESFNLTFWQTTGDLDLAETAKRVREIVDEQGIVISAVSVFGNPLTGAGDNADTLASWERVIDHAQLFGADIVSGFTGRLTDQPINESIPRFKEVFGELARRAADRGVRIAFENCDMGGTWQTGDWNIAHNPTAWEMMFDAVPDENVGLEWEPCHQMSSLIDPIPQLRKWAHKVFHVHGKDATIAWDIVKEYGVHGPREFVWHRTPGFGDNNWADIITILRQNGYQGTIDIEGWHDPVYKDELEMTGQVHALRYLKQCRGGDFVPNPV
- a CDS encoding mismatch-specific DNA-glycosylase — protein: MIPDHLDVGLSILFIGFNPSITSGETGHHYAYKGNRFWRILERSGLTPRLYDAQEDGELLKLGYGFTNIVARPTRGMEDITKEEYAEGRQILRQKLEKYRPDIACFVGKGVYTQYSKRAKVQWGFQDDPVVKEIQEFVAPSSSGLVRMSMDEIVAIYSQLADFVVEKNRED
- a CDS encoding LacI family DNA-binding transcriptional regulator, producing MSRKVSIQTLADQLGLSKYAVSRALSGKTGVSEATRARVLELARALGYRQSTPGASNSPATANHADPSDPPFALICMNQLNRGEPHYWQRVLSGMISACNERGWHHAIVSPSLGVTDENTSPEKAIAPHLDWERCAGIIVMGAFPHTVLQRLSQTGRPIILVDHQEPLLNCDTISHDNLEAGITVARYLMSMNCRRIGLITDDGRAASFAQRKIGIELALNHFHVDTSHTTSFREWNIPYENGEWVNQLATTIQNMPDDKRPDAWIGVNDDIALQWMHKLQEIGISTPKDCLVIGIDNVHSAVTSSPPLTTVNLCKEELGQRAVEALQRRIERPGTPKETVMLSTTLIPRESA
- a CDS encoding glycoside hydrolase family 125 protein, with protein sequence MEQFRLPKIPMPHLELPQAVQDILTEADERLQHRPRLLAQFRNCFPNTLETTTKLLEDGTTFVITGDIPAMWLRDSVEQVMHYVPLAKGDEKLQRIIGGLIKRHTFYADQDIYANAFNETANGWHWDANDETEMSPWVWERKFELDSLCFSMKLAYTYWRETELTDIFDERFKKVMENIVNLWETEQHHTERSSYRFMRRNCPAHDTLRNEGLGMPVNYTGMIWSGFRPSDDACDFHYNIPANMFAAVTLRQMGEIAKWVFRDEQLVSQMARLEEEIRHGISLYGTYRHPEYGQIYAYETDGYGNFCLMDDAGTPGLMSIPYMEYASIEDRVYQNTRRFILSKENPFYYEGKVAKGIGSPHTPPGYIWHMALSMQGLTADNDEEMLAMIELLENTDAGTGYMHEGFHADDPNTFTRPWFAWSNSLFSQLVYKAMKKGIL
- a CDS encoding RidA family protein, whose product is MSTAQIYSHGVPWEEAFSVAQGYSVNGTIYIAGQFSHDMQGTFIGVDDIEAQVRQTLDNLDRVLAGFNVTKSNIAELEILLVHPQEHLEPCVAVYKDYIGAHRPAVTMVGTSGLAFPHQLIEIRAVAHTD
- a CDS encoding RNA polymerase sigma factor; this encodes MTQQIPEEELIQCIVAGDKQLFSVLVDRYKNKVYGIMRGMGASHPDAQDLAQDTFIRIYRYLPSRREGSSFSSWVYTIAVNRMRDFIREKKPVMSPVDQGIELVSNETPEKRVLHKEMQREIYRQLEQLPESYRLVLLLKYTNELSYEEIADITGMSSTKVRNTLYRGKKTLRKQMERKGGLATYEAYFKG
- a CDS encoding Gfo/Idh/MocA family protein, with translation MTHPYRVIIAGCGAMANTWADYALQRPDTEIVGLVDLYEQTALAFATRHGLTCPTFTDIREAIQTTGANIVFDVTIPASHYGIAMTALKEGCHVFGEKPLAESFSDCTDIVQTARSTGHIQAVMQNRRFDPRIRAYQHLISGGAIGQVGYAGADFFLGPHFGGFRDLMDSPLLLDMAIHTFDQARYILGANPISVYCHEFNPPGSWYQGNAMALCIFEMSDGSVFNYRGSWCAEGVPTSWEASWRVIGEKGTAIWDGHDDIYAEVVTAQSLDADGKPSFFQPSERIEAELPVMDKTGHHGCLEDMFAALESGRLPETDCSDNQFSMAMVLASLESARTGQKVFIADLLKNT
- a CDS encoding AEC family transporter, which encodes MIADIMLEVVLPVFLLIAVGSWMQKVFKLDLYTLAKINFYCITPAAVFMSMYHSDMSGELLGTVTLFYAIYVLILYIVGSVFARSLRMNKGMKAAFNNSIMLDNAGNYGLPINALVFRGDPLASSIQALVMSLQALLTFTYGVLSIQGAKLKGNYRAVIIGFLKMPVPYALLLGILFHMWKVPLPTFLSMPLTYAQQSMVAVALLTLGAQIVKYPIQLYRLDVYISTFLRLLIGPAIGISIVLMLGLEGIAAQALIIASGMPTGVNASILAEEYDNEPDFAAQTVLISTLLNIITITALISYAKTF